A genome region from Anastrepha ludens isolate Willacy chromosome 3, idAnaLude1.1, whole genome shotgun sequence includes the following:
- the LOC128856796 gene encoding thioredoxin reductase 1, mitochondrial isoform X2, protein MAPINNDYDYDLVVIGGGSGGLACAKEAVALGARVACLDYVKPSPAGSKWGLGGTCVNVGCIPKKLMHQAAHLGEAVHESVAYGWQIPEPEKIKPDWSKLVQAVQNHIKSVNWVTRVDLRDKKVEYINGLGFFKDPHTIVAKMKNGTERSITAQNVLIAVGGRPRYSEIPGAVEHGITSDDIFSLDREPGKTLVVGAGYIGLECAGFLKGLGYDATVMVRSVVLREFDQQMAGIIKDSMVERGVKFLFTTLPKAVEKTNDGRFLVKWSNSNTGEEGSDTFDTVLFAIGRKGLVDDLNLSAAGVEVKHDKIVANDAEETNVPHIYAVGDILLGKLELTPVAIHAGRLLARRLFDSSTQLMDYSNVATTVFTPLEYSCVGLSEEAALEKYGEDNIEVFHGFYKPTEFFIPQKSVRYCYLKAIAERNGDQKVLGLHYVGPVAGEVMQGFAAAVKSGLTMKILLNTVGIHPTTAEEFTRLSITKRSGLDPTPATCCS, encoded by the exons atGGCTCCAATAAACA ATGATTACGATTACGATTTAGTTGTAATTGGAGGAGGTTCAGGTGGCCTTGCCTGTGCGAAAGAAGCAGTAGCTCTAGGAGCTAGAGTTGCCTGTTTGGATTATGTTAAGCCCTCGCCGGCTGGATCTAAATGGGGCCTTGGAGGAACGTGTGTAAATGTCGGCTGCATTCCTAAAAAGTTGATGCATCAAGCTGCTCATTTAGGCGAAGCTGTGCAT GAATCAGTTGCATATGGCTGGCAAATACCGGAACCAGAAAAGATAAAACCTGATTGGAGTAAATTAGTTCAAGCGGTGCAGAATCATATAAAATCTGTCAACTGGGTGACCCGTGTGGACTTGCGAGATAA aAAAGTGGAGTACATAAATGGTTTAGGCTTCTTCAAAGACCCGCATACAATTGTGGCAAAGATGAAGAATGGAACCGAACGCTCTATCACTGCTCAAAATGTCTTAATCGCGGTGGGCGGACGGCCAAGATATTCAGAAATTCCTGGAGCAGTAGAGCATGGTATAACCAGTGATGACATCTTTAGTTTGGATCGGGAGCCAGGAAAGACTCTGGTAGTGGGCGCTGGTT ACATTGGACTAGAATGCGCAGGCTTCCTTAAGGGACTTGGTTACGATGCTACCGTTATGGTGCGCTCTGTTGTGCTGCGTGAATTTGATCAGCAAATGGCGGGCATTATAAAAGATTCAATGGTCGAGCGTGGagttaaatttttgttcaccACCTTGCCAAAGGCTGTTGAGAAAACCAATGATGGCCGATTTCTTGTGAAGTGGTCAAACTCCAACACCGGTGAAGAAGGGTCAGATACCTTCGACACAGTGCTTTTTGCAATTGGTCGCAAGGGTTTAGTTGATGACTTAAACTTAAGTGCAGCTGGCGTTGAAGTAAAGCATGATAAAATTGTCGCTAACGACGCAGAAGAAACCAATGTCCCTCATATTTATGCTGTGGGTGATATTTTGCTCGGCAAATTGGAACTAACACCCGTCGCTATTCATGCTGGTCGTTTGTTAGCGCGTCGTCTGTTCGATAGCTCAACGCAATTGATGGACTACAGCAATGTGGCAACAACTGTATTCACCCCATTAGAATATTCGTGCGTTGGGTTATCGGAAGAAGCAGCTTTGGAAAAATATGGGGAAGATAACATTGAGGTGTTTCATGGTTTCTACAAGCCAACAGAGTTCTTCATACCTCAAAAAAGCGTTCGTTATTGCTATCTTAAAGCTATTGCCGAAAGAAATGGGGATCAAAAAGTACTCGGATTACATTATGTTGGTCCAGTGGCCGGCGAGGTTATGCAGGGTTTCGCCGCTGCTGTAAA GTCTGGTCTCACAAtgaaaattctattaaatactGTTGGAATTCATCCGACTACGGCTGAGGAGTTCACGCGACTCTCCATCACAAAACGCTCTGGCTTGGATCCCACACCAGCTACATGTTGCAGTTAA
- the LOC128856795 gene encoding uncharacterized protein LOC128856795, with product MSTGLKVLLDAAQYIEHQEKLKRSPIATSTDLAELCYVGQCSTGFDTTGGVSNNNNNNNIINAKGARNTADLGQQVSSSAPAASATFHHATNGVIITNNSSLTGSQLVVENKASQTKQNSNRIVNDYDFSSRNASGTIAALKSSSRASHSSKLSTQTNAATDDGVNEACISEDAFSSNSNSSSKLNALFSPRPTVHSSNEQREQQLQLLPQPTQEEHSMGNSGHHIKSKAYRLLDSSSGDIVVVTAAANKQMLLNDGLRVASPAATIGGASSKAISIPKQPQQHHSAASKFSLINSTSAPQSIRYKSSEPLTPPPAPSRKVDETHTRIRSFSLSHKIPANQPHLNNGDLGEMIVEDGNAMQGISGDQSPPRHNSIGSHYLQMMSAQHAAVGSQIMHVTPTIGGSGRRRTISSNSNGAGTREVHNKLEKNRRAHLKECYEQLKNQLPLKEDERKKTSNLAILGEAIKYVKTLKKKDQELEAEVELLAKTKINSQLKLVSLKRELGPKYEQMFPGPFLDFDINNCEKEHLNETASLSSGRGSILYSSSSSLSSGGSNGSTAMSSPVGASMSLPTALSPVISKSYINSNLSSSANGNNSASNVSVASKSPGIFEHNQQQPIKSSTSMPDNTSPTGVLPVNKTVALVNGSIVNVSNSALSLTAKNISAMSLTRDSPTPSTPSPSPSSSSCISSSSSLISSSPPRALNGIINGRSVTVSIPNNSKFASSSGLGTSRVTATGAGATIGNGTSSAAATIIATSTVASNGITSSNNAIMLQALRGCHLV from the exons ATGTCGACAGGCTTGAAAGTATTATTAGATGCAGCTCAGTATATTGAGCATCAAGAGAAATTGAAAAGATCACCAATTGCGACTTCAACTGATCTTGCAGAGCTTTGCTATGTTGGTCAGTGCTCTACGGGATTCGATACAACGGGTGGTGttagcaataacaataacaacaacaacattataaACGCAAAGGGCGCACGCAACACAGCGGATTTAGGGCAACAAGTATCCTCCTCAGCACCAGCTGCAAGTGCCACATTTCACCATGCTACCAATGGTGTCATTATAACCAACAACAGTTCTTTAACAGGAAGTCAATTGGTAGTTGAAAATAAAGCTTCTCAAACTAAGCAGAACAGCAACAGAATCGTAAATGATTACGACTTCAGTAGTAGAAATGCTAGTGGAACAATCGCGGCATTGAAAAGTAGTTCAAGAGCATCGCATTCTTCGAAATTATCAACGCAAACAAATGCTGCGACAGATGATGGAGTTAATGAAGCTTGCATTTCTG AGGATGCATTTTCCTCAAATTCAAATTCGTCCTCGAAACTCAATGCATTATTCTCGCCACGGCCGACTGTTCATAGCTCTAATGAACAGCGAGAACAGCAACTGCAATTACTCCCACAGCCAACACAAGAGGAGCACAGTATGGGGAACAGTGGTCATCACATTAAATCGAAAGCATATAGGCTTTTAGATAGCAGCAGTGGTGACATTGTTGTCGTGACCGCTGCTGCTAACAAACAAATGTTGTTGAATGATGGCCTGCGCGTTGCTTCGCCGGCGGCGACTATAGGTGGTGCATCGTCTAAGGCGATTAGCATACCAAAACAGCCGCAGCAGCATCACTCGGCAGCATCCAAATTTTCGCTGATCAACAGCACCTCCGCCCCACAATCAATACGTTATAAGTCTTCCGAACCTCTTACCCCACCGCCCGCTCCAAGTAGAAAAGTTGATGAAACGCACACGCGCATACGCAGTTTCTCACTTTCCCATAAAATTCCAGCTAACCAACCACATTTAAACAATGGAGACCTTGGGGAAATGATTGTTGAGGATGGAAACGCAATGCAGGGCATTAGTGGTGACCAATCACCGCCGCGACACAACTCGATCGGCAGTCATTACTTGCAGATGATGTCAGCACAACACGCGGCAGTGGGCTCTCAAATAATGCACGTGACACCCACGATCGGCGGCAGTGGTCGGAGACGAACTATCAGCTCCAACAGCAATGG ggcTGGTACACGTGAAGTTCacaataaattggaaaaaaatcgaCGGGCACATCTCAAGGAATGCTACGAGCAGTTGAAAAATCAGCTTCCTTTAAAAGAAGATGAACGCAAGAAGACCTCGAATTTGGCAATACTTGGGGAAGCAATTAAATATGTCAAA ACCCTTAAAAAGAAAGACCAGGAACTTGAAGCAGAAGTGGAGCTTTTAgccaaaacgaaaataaattcgCAACTTAAACTTGTATCTTTGAAGAGGGAGCTGGGTCCAAAGTATGAGCAAATGTTTCCAGGACCATTTTTGGATTTCGACATAAACAATTGTGAAAAAG AACACTTAAATGAAACTGCTTCTCTTTCTTCTGGGCGTGGGAGTATACTGTACAGTTCATCGAGCTCGCTGTCAAGTGGGGGTAGTAATGGCAGCACAGCCATGTCCTCACCAGTCGGTGCCAGT ATGTCCTTGCCCACTGCTCTATCACCTGTGATATCTAAATCTTACATAAATAGCAACCTTTCGAGCAGTGCGAATGGCAATAATAGCGCTTCCAATGTCAGTGTGGCATCGAAGTCTCCCGGCATATTTGAACATAATCAGCAGCAGCCAATTAAATCATCCACTTCAATGCCTGATAATACTAGTCCGACGGGTGTGCTACCTGTAAATAAAACTGTAGCTTTGGTTAACGGATCAATTGTGAATGTAAGCAATTCAGCGCTGTCGTTGACTGCCAAAAACATTTCGGCCATGTCACTAACGCGTGATTCTCCAACACCATCAACTCCATCCCCATCGCCGTCATCTTCGAGTTGCATTTCATCGTCCTCATCGTTGATATCATCATCACCCCCACGAGCGCTAAATGGCATAATTAATGGACGAAGCGTGACGGTCAGTATtccaaataattcaaaattcgcaAGCAGCAGTGGACTTGGTACGAGCCGAGTAACAGCTACGGGTGCAGGTGCAACTATTGGTAATGGAACATCGTCAGCAGCAGCTACTATTATAGCGACTTCTACAGTTGCTAGTAACGGCATTACGTCTTCAAATAACG CTATAATGCTCCAGGCATTGCGAGGATGCCACTTGGTGTGA
- the LOC128856796 gene encoding thioredoxin reductase 2, mitochondrial isoform X1 codes for MPIFTVFSSKVITIVRSTSPFKSNALYVRSFSDKALKSMTACTPALKKHDYDYDLVVIGGGSGGLACAKEAVALGARVACLDYVKPSPAGSKWGLGGTCVNVGCIPKKLMHQAAHLGEAVHESVAYGWQIPEPEKIKPDWSKLVQAVQNHIKSVNWVTRVDLRDKKVEYINGLGFFKDPHTIVAKMKNGTERSITAQNVLIAVGGRPRYSEIPGAVEHGITSDDIFSLDREPGKTLVVGAGYIGLECAGFLKGLGYDATVMVRSVVLREFDQQMAGIIKDSMVERGVKFLFTTLPKAVEKTNDGRFLVKWSNSNTGEEGSDTFDTVLFAIGRKGLVDDLNLSAAGVEVKHDKIVANDAEETNVPHIYAVGDILLGKLELTPVAIHAGRLLARRLFDSSTQLMDYSNVATTVFTPLEYSCVGLSEEAALEKYGEDNIEVFHGFYKPTEFFIPQKSVRYCYLKAIAERNGDQKVLGLHYVGPVAGEVMQGFAAAVKSGLTMKILLNTVGIHPTTAEEFTRLSITKRSGLDPTPATCCS; via the exons ATGCCAATTTTTACGGTTTTTAGTTCGAAAGTTATAACAATTGTGCGGTCTACGTCACCATTTAAAAGCAATGCATTGTACGTAAGGTCTTTCTCAGACAAGGCGTTAAAAAGTATGACTGCATGTACGCCAGCTCTTAAAAAAC ATGATTACGATTACGATTTAGTTGTAATTGGAGGAGGTTCAGGTGGCCTTGCCTGTGCGAAAGAAGCAGTAGCTCTAGGAGCTAGAGTTGCCTGTTTGGATTATGTTAAGCCCTCGCCGGCTGGATCTAAATGGGGCCTTGGAGGAACGTGTGTAAATGTCGGCTGCATTCCTAAAAAGTTGATGCATCAAGCTGCTCATTTAGGCGAAGCTGTGCAT GAATCAGTTGCATATGGCTGGCAAATACCGGAACCAGAAAAGATAAAACCTGATTGGAGTAAATTAGTTCAAGCGGTGCAGAATCATATAAAATCTGTCAACTGGGTGACCCGTGTGGACTTGCGAGATAA aAAAGTGGAGTACATAAATGGTTTAGGCTTCTTCAAAGACCCGCATACAATTGTGGCAAAGATGAAGAATGGAACCGAACGCTCTATCACTGCTCAAAATGTCTTAATCGCGGTGGGCGGACGGCCAAGATATTCAGAAATTCCTGGAGCAGTAGAGCATGGTATAACCAGTGATGACATCTTTAGTTTGGATCGGGAGCCAGGAAAGACTCTGGTAGTGGGCGCTGGTT ACATTGGACTAGAATGCGCAGGCTTCCTTAAGGGACTTGGTTACGATGCTACCGTTATGGTGCGCTCTGTTGTGCTGCGTGAATTTGATCAGCAAATGGCGGGCATTATAAAAGATTCAATGGTCGAGCGTGGagttaaatttttgttcaccACCTTGCCAAAGGCTGTTGAGAAAACCAATGATGGCCGATTTCTTGTGAAGTGGTCAAACTCCAACACCGGTGAAGAAGGGTCAGATACCTTCGACACAGTGCTTTTTGCAATTGGTCGCAAGGGTTTAGTTGATGACTTAAACTTAAGTGCAGCTGGCGTTGAAGTAAAGCATGATAAAATTGTCGCTAACGACGCAGAAGAAACCAATGTCCCTCATATTTATGCTGTGGGTGATATTTTGCTCGGCAAATTGGAACTAACACCCGTCGCTATTCATGCTGGTCGTTTGTTAGCGCGTCGTCTGTTCGATAGCTCAACGCAATTGATGGACTACAGCAATGTGGCAACAACTGTATTCACCCCATTAGAATATTCGTGCGTTGGGTTATCGGAAGAAGCAGCTTTGGAAAAATATGGGGAAGATAACATTGAGGTGTTTCATGGTTTCTACAAGCCAACAGAGTTCTTCATACCTCAAAAAAGCGTTCGTTATTGCTATCTTAAAGCTATTGCCGAAAGAAATGGGGATCAAAAAGTACTCGGATTACATTATGTTGGTCCAGTGGCCGGCGAGGTTATGCAGGGTTTCGCCGCTGCTGTAAA GTCTGGTCTCACAAtgaaaattctattaaatactGTTGGAATTCATCCGACTACGGCTGAGGAGTTCACGCGACTCTCCATCACAAAACGCTCTGGCTTGGATCCCACACCAGCTACATGTTGCAGTTAA